From a single Prionailurus bengalensis isolate Pbe53 chromosome A1, Fcat_Pben_1.1_paternal_pri, whole genome shotgun sequence genomic region:
- the LOC122493033 gene encoding 40S ribosomal protein S27-like, with protein MSLSEGLLHLSPEEEKRKHRKKRLVHSPNSYSMDGKCPGCYKITTIFSQAQTLVLCVGCSIFLGQPTGGKARLTEGCSFRRKQH; from the coding sequence ATGTCCCTCTCAGAGGGCCTCCTTCACCTATCtccagaagaggagaagaggaaacacaGGAAGAAGCGCCTGGTGCACAGCCCCAACTCCTACTCCATGGACGGGAAGTGCCCAGGATGCTACAAAATCACCACCATCTTTAGCCAGGCACAAACACTAGTTTTGTGTGTTGGCTGCTCCATTTTCCTTGGCCAGCCTACAGGAGGAAAAGCAAGGCTCACAGAAGGATGCTCCTTCAGACGGAAGCAGCACTAA